Proteins from a genomic interval of Lycium ferocissimum isolate CSIRO_LF1 chromosome 2, AGI_CSIRO_Lferr_CH_V1, whole genome shotgun sequence:
- the LOC132036346 gene encoding uncharacterized protein LOC132036346, with the protein MEKIQSQQSEDDNQSVDAFTSVMGPEHSGRMRLYERGVTKTSLKGKGNFRASLSANDEMMNKKMEEMEERMHQRMEEKLQQQKTTICQEVTVDILTRLKHMYPGLPIDADMLAALCAQPPGEGTSVPQAIFQPSNRPSAGSTNQGRENEEEEDECIEDLT; encoded by the exons ATGGAGAAAATACAAAGTCAACAAAGTGAAGATGACAATCAATCAGTTGACGCATTCACATCAGTCATGGGACCTGAACATTCAGGGCGAATGAGATTATATGAGCGAGGAGTTACCAAAACTAGTTTGAAAGGGAAAGGAAATTTTAGAGCCTCTTTAAGTGCTAATGATGAGATGATGaataaaaaaatggaagaaatggagGAGAGAATGCATCAAAGGATGGAGGAAAAATTACAGCAACAAAAGACAACCATATGTCAGGAAGTTACAGTTGACATCCTTACACGACTTAAACATATGTACCCAGGACTTCCAATTGATGCTGACATGTTGGCAGCATTGTGTGCTCAGCCTCCGGGAGAAGGTACCTCTGTGCCGCAAGCAATTTTTCAACCTAGCAATCGACCATCTGCTGGTAGCACCAATCAAG gtagagaaaatgaagaagaggaagatgaatGCATTGAAGATCTTACTTGA